Proteins encoded within one genomic window of Malaclemys terrapin pileata isolate rMalTer1 chromosome 22, rMalTer1.hap1, whole genome shotgun sequence:
- the LOC128827914 gene encoding regulator of G-protein signaling 19-like, translated as MVRAWILLVHTDKMPPPLFTTNSMSICFRSRTERRRRRDGFRDKTSSVSQLEIPPPIEERLTLEEASSWKRSFDCVLASPAGRSVFVEFLRTEHSDENMAFWLACEELKREQSQEQVCEKAKKIYLDYISILSPKEVSIDATVRESINSSLARPSAHIFNEAQAQVYALMHRDSYPRFLSSPLYKSLEQRLSALTCDT; from the exons ATGGTTAGGGCTTGGATCCTCCTTGTTCACACAGATAAAATGCCCCCGCCGCTCTTCACCACAAATTCTATGTCCATCTGTTTCAGGAGTCGGACGGAAAGAAGGAGACGAAGAGATGGGTTCAGGGACAAGACATCCAGCGTCTCCCAGCTGGAGATCCCCCCACCCATCGAGGAAAG GCTCACGCTGGAAGAAGCGTCCTCCTGGAAGCGCTCATTTGATTGCGTGCTGGCGAGCCCGGCTGGCCGGAGCGTCTTCGTAGAGTTCCTGCGGACAGAGCACAGCGACGAGAACATGGCCTTCTGGCTGGCCTGCGAGGAGCTCaagagggagcagagccaggagcaggTCTGCGAGAAAGCCAAGAAGATCTACCTGGATTACATCTCCATCCTGTCCCCAAAGGAG GTCAGCATCGATGCGACCGTGCGCGAGTCAATCAACAGTTCCCTGGCGAGGCCCAGCGCGCACATATTCAACGAGGCCCAGGCACAAGTCTATGCCCTCATGCACCGAGACTCCTACCCCAGGTTCCTGAGCTCACCCCTGTACAAGTCGCTGGAGCAGAGACTGTCCGCCCTGACTTGTGACACATAG